Below is a window of Lebetimonas sp. JH292 DNA.
TCGATTTTACCGATATAACATACAATTGCCGGGTCGTCTCTAAATTCCCTGTCTCCGTGAAGTTCGTATTTTTCATTCATAATAAGATTTATTATATCCTCAGCATGAGGTCTGTCAGGATGACGGGCAAGTTGAAGCTTTTGATATGGAGTTAGGTTTTCTATCTCTTTTTTTAAATCTTTTTCAAGTGTTTCGGCTGCATGTATATCGCCTTTTATTTTTGAAATATCTATTTGAGATTTAATCTCTTCCAAAATCCAAACTTGCCAAATTATACCTTTTTAAAAATTACAACGCCGTTTGTTCCGCCAAATCCAAAAGAATTGCTCATAGCTACATTAATTTCGCCTTCTCTTGCCACATTAGGTACGTAATCCAAATCACATTCCGGATCCGGTTCTTCATAATTAATAGTAGGAGGTAAAATGTTTTTTTCCATTGCCATAAGCGTAATAACAGCTTCTATTGTTCCCGCAGCTCCTAAACAATGGCCTGTGGCGCCTTTTGTTGAACTAACCGGAGGACATTTTTCTTTTCCTCCAAACAATGCTTTAATAGCCATTGTTTCATATAAATCATTATATTTAGTAGAAGTTCCGTGAGCATTGATATAATCTACTTTTGGCTCTCCCGCCATTTCATAAGCCATTTTCATGGCCCTGTATGCACCTTCCCCCCCGGGGGCGGGAGTGGTGATATGATTTGCATCTGCACTTTCCCCTATTCCCATAATTTCTGCATATATTTTAGCGCCTCTTTCAATTGCATCTTCATATTTTTCCAATATTAAACAAGCTCCGCCTTCACCCATTACAAAACCGTCTCTTTGTGCATCAAACGGACGTGATGATTTTTCCGGTTCATCATTTCTTGTTGAAAGCGCTTTCATTGCTGAAAATCCGCCTACCCCGACAGGACATATACAGGCTTCGCCTGCAACAACCATCATTTTATCTGCCATTCCGGCTTTCATTGTTTTAACAGCCTGAGTAATGGCATGGGTTCCCGCCGCACAAGCGGTTACATTTGCGAGATTTGGACCTTTTAATTTATATTCAATGGAAACAAATCCACCAAGCATATTAACAAGTGCACTTGGAATAAAAAACGGGGAAATCCTTCTTGGACCCCTCGTTTCTACAATAACACTCGCTTTTTCAATCACCGGAAGTCCACCTATTCCGCTTGCCGCACTCACACCGAATCTATTCTCATTATAACTTTCAAGCCCGCTGTCGGCCATGGCCTCTTTGGCAGCGGCAAGTCCAAAATGAATAAACCTGTCAGCTTTTTTTACATCTTTCGGATTCATTATGGTTTTAGGATCGAATCCTTTAACTTCCCCTGCAACCTGAGAAGCATAACCGTCAGGGTCAAAATGCGTAATTCTCCCAACACCTGTTTTTCCGGAAATTATATTATCAAAACTCTCATTTTTGTTTAAACCAACCGAATTTATCATTCCTATACCAGTTACAACTATTCTCATAGACATCCTTTTAAAGTAGTAGGTAATAAATAAAAAATTTATTTATTACTTACCACTCTCAAAAAGAGAGGGGAAATTAAGAGTTTTTAGCTTTTTCTATATAATCAACTACGTCTTGGACAGTCTGGATTTTTTCAGCTTCGCTGTCCGGAATTTCAATTTCGAATTTTTCTTCCAAAGCCATAATCATTTCAACTACGTCTAAGCTGTCAGCACCCAAATCTTCTACGAATCTCGCTTCCGGTTTAACTTCTTCTGGGCTT
It encodes the following:
- the acpP gene encoding acyl carrier protein, translated to MALFDEVKEVIVEQLNVSPEEVKPEARFVEDLGADSLDVVEMIMALEEKFEIEIPDSEAEKIQTVQDVVDYIEKAKNS
- a CDS encoding beta-ketoacyl-ACP synthase II; translated protein: MRIVVTGIGMINSVGLNKNESFDNIISGKTGVGRITHFDPDGYASQVAGEVKGFDPKTIMNPKDVKKADRFIHFGLAAAKEAMADSGLESYNENRFGVSAASGIGGLPVIEKASVIVETRGPRRISPFFIPSALVNMLGGFVSIEYKLKGPNLANVTACAAGTHAITQAVKTMKAGMADKMMVVAGEACICPVGVGGFSAMKALSTRNDEPEKSSRPFDAQRDGFVMGEGGACLILEKYEDAIERGAKIYAEIMGIGESADANHITTPAPGGEGAYRAMKMAYEMAGEPKVDYINAHGTSTKYNDLYETMAIKALFGGKEKCPPVSSTKGATGHCLGAAGTIEAVITLMAMEKNILPPTINYEEPDPECDLDYVPNVAREGEINVAMSNSFGFGGTNGVVIFKKV